The Candidatus Cloacimonadaceae bacterium genome contains the following window.
CATTAACCGAAGCCCACAGTGAATTATGCCGGTCTCTTACATGAGATACCTGTTTTCTGGAGAGCCGTATGCGGGAAAACCGCACGTACGGTTCGGAGGGAGGGGAGCCAGTAATGGATAACTCCCCTACCCCTATCATATCATGGACGGGACATCTTGCACCACAATAATCTGGTTCTTGCGCCAACATAATCTGGTTCTTCCCCCTTTGCATTACGGAATCAATACGGACTCATTACGGACTAAGTCCGTATTGACTCCGTAATGCTAAGGAGCAAGACAAGGTAGTCCGTTCATTATCAACAACTTAAAACTTAGCGGGAAAATCGGATAATCCCTGAAAGCTTTCTTGTCCGCAACCCCGGCAATTTCAAAACTTGACAAAAGTGGGGCTTTGTCCACAGTGAAACAAACATAAATAAACAGGATGCAAAATGGTAAAACTCAAACCGGATCTATCGAACCTAAAGGAATATTTCACAATGCATTATCCTCCGGAGAAAGTGGCGGCGGCGCAGACCGCTTTCCTCAAAAAACTCTCCGAACTGATGCATGCCCACTATCGGGGAAAGATGCAGACCCTGCCCAAAACCGGGATCTGGGGTTTCAATTGGTTCAATGTTTGGTACACGCCGGGCGTGTCCGCGGTTTCGACATCCATCCGAGATGACGAAGAGCGATCCTATGATCTTTCCAACCGTGGAAACCTCGTCGCGGTGGTTAGCGACAGCACTCGGGTGCTCGGAGATGGAGATTGTCATCCCTCCGGCGGGCTTGGTGTGATGGAAGGCAAAGCCATGCTGATGAAATACTTAGGCGGTCTGGACGCCATCGCGTTGTGTGTCAATAATCGCGATGCCAATGGCAAACCCGATCCGGCGCGTTTAATCGAATTTGTCAAAATGCTTGAGCCATCCGTCGGCGCGGTCAATCTTGAAGATATCTCACAGCCAAATTGCTACCGGGTGTTAGAGGAACTACGCGAAAGCTGCGGCATCCCGGTTTGGCATGACGACGCGCAAGGAACCGCTTGCGTGACTTTGGCGGGTTTGATCAACGCTTTGCGGCTCACGGATAGAAAGATGGAGACTATCAAGACCGTGCTTTTTGGCGCAGGAGCTTCGAACACGACCATTGCCAGCTTCCTTTTGCAATCCGGTCTCGATCCTGCCAACCTCATCATTTTCGACAGTCGCGGTGCGCTGCATAAGGATCGAGCCGATATCAAAACCAATCCCGATAAATACAAACAATGGGATATGGCACAAAAAAGCAATCCCCAAAAACTGAATACGATGGAATCAGCAATGACCGGAGCAGATGTGTTGATCGCGCTTTCCACTCCGGGACCGGATACGATCAAGCCGGAATGGATCAAGCTGATGGCTAAAAAAGCAATCGTTTTTGCCTGTGCCAATCCCGTTCCGGAAATCTATCCCCACGCGGCAAAAGCGGCAGGAGCATATATCGTTGCCACCGGCAGGGGTGATTTTCCCAATCAGATCAACAATTCCTGCGGTTTTCCCGGCATCCTCAAAGGCGCTTTGTTAGTGCGGGCGAGCAAGATTACGGATAATATGGCAATCCGCGCCGCGCATTCATTGGCGGATTTTGCGTTGCGTCGCGGCATCAATCCCGAAAATATCGTTCCGACTATGGACGAAGCGGAAGTCTTTGCCGTGGAAGCCGCCGATGTGGCGATGCAGGCAATCGCCGATGGCGTGGCACGGGTTTCCAAAACCAGAGATCAGGTCTTCAATGAGGCAATGCGGGATATCGGTCATGCCCGTGCTATGTGCCAAAAGCTGATGCAGGACGGATTTATCTCTCCTCCGCCGGAAGCTTTGATAGACAGGGCTTTGGAGCATAGCTGCCACCTGATCAATCCTGCCTGATATGAGTTTCCCTACCAATACGACTGATCGGGATTGGGTCTGATGATCAAGCTGAAACCGCTTCTCAAGCCGCTGTTCTTTGCTCTCAAACTGCTATTGACGGGATATATCCTGTGGCGGATATTTGCCAGGATCGCTTTCGTGGATGTGCTGCAAAGCATTTTGGAGTTGCCCACCTGGCTGATCCTGTTTCTGATCCTCAGCAGCGTGTTGCGGCATCTGATCCAATACCAAAACTGGCGATTCTCTTTGCAGCTCAATCCTTTTTACCGTGAAAACAAACGCGATGTTCTCACCTCCTATCTGATCGGTTTGCCCTTGAGATTTCTGATCCCCGGAGGTTCCGCCAGCATGGGAAAAGTGCTGTTTGTGGATAACAGCAGCCGCCACGCTTCCCTGTTTTCCTTTGGTGCGGAGAGGGCTTTTCAGACCTGGGCGACCTGGACTTTTGCCCTCGCGGCAGGGCTTTTCTATTTTGGCGGCAGTGCTTTGGTATGGGTGCTTGTCGGTTTTGCCGTCATCGCTTTGGCGCCGCTTTGGGCTTATGGGATTTTTGGTTTGTTTGAAAAGAGCCGTGTCCTGATGGACGGATATCGCCAAAAAGCACCCAAAATAGCT
Protein-coding sequences here:
- a CDS encoding NADP-dependent malic enzyme, which encodes MVKLKPDLSNLKEYFTMHYPPEKVAAAQTAFLKKLSELMHAHYRGKMQTLPKTGIWGFNWFNVWYTPGVSAVSTSIRDDEERSYDLSNRGNLVAVVSDSTRVLGDGDCHPSGGLGVMEGKAMLMKYLGGLDAIALCVNNRDANGKPDPARLIEFVKMLEPSVGAVNLEDISQPNCYRVLEELRESCGIPVWHDDAQGTACVTLAGLINALRLTDRKMETIKTVLFGAGASNTTIASFLLQSGLDPANLIIFDSRGALHKDRADIKTNPDKYKQWDMAQKSNPQKLNTMESAMTGADVLIALSTPGPDTIKPEWIKLMAKKAIVFACANPVPEIYPHAAKAAGAYIVATGRGDFPNQINNSCGFPGILKGALLVRASKITDNMAIRAAHSLADFALRRGINPENIVPTMDEAEVFAVEAADVAMQAIADGVARVSKTRDQVFNEAMRDIGHARAMCQKLMQDGFISPPPEALIDRALEHSCHLINPA
- a CDS encoding lysylphosphatidylglycerol synthase domain-containing protein; its protein translation is MIKLKPLLKPLFFALKLLLTGYILWRIFARIAFVDVLQSILELPTWLILFLILSSVLRHLIQYQNWRFSLQLNPFYRENKRDVLTSYLIGLPLRFLIPGGSASMGKVLFVDNSSRHASLFSFGAERAFQTWATWTFALAAGLFYFGGSALVWVLVGFAVIALAPLWAYGIFGLFEKSRVLMDGYRQKAPKIASLQLFGALIMHLQYWLILRQSGVIPLFQSLMRMSLTNFANSIPVTVAGLGLRESFAIHFLADAGFNPAQAVAATLTLFIFQDILPGIAGAFVLLSAKRKTY